From the genome of Impatiens glandulifera chromosome 9, dImpGla2.1, whole genome shotgun sequence, one region includes:
- the LOC124914326 gene encoding SWI/SNF complex component SNF12 homolog: protein MSGNNNNPSKHMGSSSPFGNVGIGPSNLPANPTAHLQGQSLGYPGQFQMAQLSAAQAQALAQAQSKAQAHAQAQAQAAHAQFQAQLQAQGLTIPNLGSSSPANSLLMKRPLLKPSYLRPHGMPAPNMVSPMRNMDLMASVARNKKKQKLPEKQFHERVSAILPESALYTQLLEFESRVDSALVRKKIDIAEALKNPPTMQKTLRIFVFNTFANQSRAIPKKQNSEPPTWTMKIVGRILEDGVDPEQAGLAQKTNSSYPKFSSFFKRVTISLDQRQYPENHVIVWDAARSPQPHEGFEVKRKGDKEFSANIRLEMNYMPEKCKLSPPLMEVLGIEVDTRPRILAAIWHYVKARKLQNPNDPSFFHCDAPLLKVFGEEKVKFTMIPQMISHHLSPPQPIHLEHKIKLAGNSPVGEACYDVSVDVPFPIQKDLHVLLANTERSKEVEGCEEDICSLIRKIHDHRKRRSFFLGFSQSPVEFINALVVSQRKDLRVASGEGSRNAEKERRPDFFNQQWVEDAVIRYLNRKPPVVDSAGAGFGAGQI from the exons ATGTCGGGAAATAACAATAACCCTTCTAAGCATATGGGATCATCTTCTCCATTTGGAAACGTTGGAATTGGACCTTCAAATCTACCAGCAAATCCAACTGCTCATCTACAGGGACAATCCCTAGGCTATCCTGGTCAGTTTCAGATGGCTCAGCTTTCAGCTGCACAAGCCCAGGCATTAGCTCAAGCACAGTCCAAGGCGCAGGCTCATGCCCAGGCTCAAGCACAAGCTGCACATGCCCAATTCCAAGCTCAATTACAAGCACAAGGACTTACCATTCCAAACTTAGGTTCGTCTTCACCGGCAAACTCATTATTGATGAAACGACCCTTGCTTAAACCATCTTATCTACGCCCGCATGGCATGCCTGCTCCCAACATGGTCTCTCCAATGAGAAACATGGATCTCATGGCATCTGTGGCTCGTAACAAGAAGAAGCAGAAGCTTCCTGAGAAGCAGTTTCACGAGAGAGTATCCGCCATCTTGCCTGAATCCGCACTCTACACTCAGCTACTCGAATTCGAGTCTCGTGTGGACTCTGCTCTGGTTAGGAAGAAGATTGACATAGCGGAAGCCCTCAAGAACCCTCCCACAATGCAGAAAACTCTCAGAATTTTCGTGTTCAACACGTTTGCTAATCAGTCTCGTGCAATCCCCAAGAAGCAGAATTCCGAACCTCCCACCTGGACTATGAAGATTGTAGGGAGGATCTTGGAAGACGGAGTGGATCCTGAACAGGCTGGTCTGGCTCAGAAAACGAATTCTTCATACCCTAAGTTTTCGTCTTTCTTCAAAAGAGTCACCATTTCTTTAGACCAGCGGCAGTATCCTGAAAACCATGTTATAGTATGGGATGCTGCTCGGTCACCCCAACCGCACGAGGGTTTCGAGGTGAAGAGGAAAGGAGATAAAGAGTTCTCCGCAAATATAAGATTGGAAATGAATTACATGCCTGAGAAGTGTAAGCTGTCACCCCCATTAATGGAAGTTCTAGGTATTGAAGTCGATACTCGCCCTAGGATCTTAGCCGCCATATGGCATTACGTGAAGGCTAGAAAGCTGCAGAACCCTAACGACCCTTCTTTCTTTCACTGCGATGCTCCACTTCTGAAAGTGTTTGGAGAGGAGAAAGTGAAGTTCACGATGATCCCTCAGATGATATCCCACCATTTATCTCCCCCTCAGCCTATTCATTTGGAGCACAAGATAAAGCTAGCCGGAAATAGCCCAGTTGGTGAGGCGTGTTACGACGTTTCTGTGGACGTCCCATTTCCTATACAGAAGGACTTGCATGTTCTATTAGCAAACACAGAAAGGAGCAAGGAAGTTGAGGGATGCGAAGAAGATATATGTTCTCTTATTAGGAAAATTCACGATCATAGGAAGCGACGCTCGTTTTTCCTTGGGTTTAGCCAATCACCGGTGGAGTTTATCAATGCTTTGGTTGTATCGCAGAGGAAGGATCTAAGAGTAGCTTCGGGTGAAGGAAGTCGTAATGCTGAGAAAGAGCGAAGACCTGATTTCTTTAACCAGCAATG GGTGGAAGATGCGGTTATTCGATATCTGAACAGGAAGCCTCCAGTTGTTGATAGTGCTGGTGCTGGTTTTGGTGCTGGACAGATTTGA